One part of the Anaeromyxobacter sp. Fw109-5 genome encodes these proteins:
- the treS gene encoding maltose alpha-D-glucosyltransferase, with the protein MASFQRRRGQDPLWYKDAVIYETHVKTFYDSNGDGIGDLRGLVEKLDYLQDLGINCLWLLPLFPSPLKDDGYDIADYRGIHPDYGTMDDFRELVAAAHARGIRVLIELVVNHTSDQHPWFQRARRAPPGSPERAFYVWSDTDQKYPDARIIFTDTEKSNWTWDPEAKQYYWHRFFSHQPDLNFENPQVLREVLDALSFWAELGVDAFRLDAVPYLIEQDGTNCENLPRTHEVIKQVRRHVDEHFPGRMLLAEANQWPDDVRPYFGEGDECHMAFHFPLMPRIFMALRLEDVEPIVEIMRRTPPIPDTSQWALFLRNHDELTLEMVTNDERDYMYLAYGHDPRMKLNVGIRRRLMPLVENSRRRMELLNSLLFSFPGTPVVYYGDEIGMGDNIYLHDRNGVRTPMQWTPDRNAGFSRADPGRLYSAPISDPVYGYQAVNVEGQSRDPSSLLHWMRNTIALRKLFKAFGRGTMEFLPVANRKVLAYVRRWEEDVILCVANVSRSAQPAELDLSALEGYVPVEMLGYTEFPRIGKLPYFLTLGPYGFYWFELRKPH; encoded by the coding sequence ATGGCAAGCTTCCAGCGAAGGCGCGGCCAGGATCCCCTCTGGTACAAGGACGCCGTCATCTACGAGACGCACGTCAAGACGTTCTACGACTCGAACGGCGACGGCATCGGCGATCTGCGCGGCCTGGTGGAGAAGCTGGACTACCTCCAGGACCTCGGCATCAACTGCCTGTGGCTCCTGCCGCTCTTCCCGTCTCCGCTCAAGGACGACGGCTACGACATCGCGGACTACCGCGGCATCCACCCGGACTACGGGACCATGGACGACTTCCGCGAGCTCGTCGCGGCGGCGCACGCGCGCGGCATCCGCGTGCTGATCGAGCTCGTGGTGAACCACACCTCCGACCAGCACCCGTGGTTCCAGCGGGCGCGGCGCGCGCCGCCCGGCTCGCCGGAGCGGGCGTTCTACGTCTGGAGCGACACCGACCAGAAGTACCCGGACGCCCGCATCATCTTCACGGACACCGAGAAGTCGAACTGGACCTGGGATCCGGAGGCGAAGCAGTACTACTGGCACCGGTTCTTCAGCCACCAGCCGGACCTCAACTTCGAGAACCCGCAGGTGCTGCGCGAGGTGCTCGACGCGCTCAGCTTCTGGGCGGAGCTCGGCGTGGACGCGTTCCGGCTCGACGCGGTGCCGTACCTCATCGAGCAGGACGGCACGAACTGCGAGAACCTGCCCCGCACGCACGAGGTCATCAAGCAGGTCCGCCGCCACGTGGACGAGCACTTCCCCGGGCGGATGCTGCTCGCCGAGGCGAACCAGTGGCCCGACGACGTCCGGCCCTACTTCGGCGAGGGCGACGAGTGCCACATGGCGTTCCACTTCCCGCTCATGCCGCGCATCTTCATGGCGCTCCGGCTGGAGGACGTGGAGCCCATCGTCGAGATCATGCGCCGCACGCCGCCCATCCCGGACACCAGCCAGTGGGCGCTCTTCCTGCGCAACCACGACGAGCTGACGCTCGAGATGGTGACGAACGACGAGCGGGACTACATGTACCTCGCGTACGGCCACGACCCGCGCATGAAGCTCAACGTCGGGATCCGGCGCCGCCTCATGCCGCTCGTGGAGAACAGCCGCCGGCGGATGGAGCTCCTGAACAGCCTGCTCTTCTCGTTCCCGGGCACCCCGGTCGTCTACTACGGCGACGAGATCGGCATGGGCGACAACATCTACCTCCACGACCGCAACGGGGTGCGCACGCCGATGCAGTGGACCCCCGATCGCAACGCGGGCTTCTCGCGCGCCGATCCGGGCCGCCTCTACAGCGCGCCGATCTCGGATCCCGTCTACGGCTACCAGGCGGTGAACGTGGAGGGGCAGTCGCGCGATCCCTCCTCGCTGCTCCACTGGATGCGCAACACCATCGCGCTCCGCAAGCTCTTCAAGGCGTTCGGGCGCGGCACGATGGAGTTCCTGCCCGTCGCGAACCGGAAGGTGCTCGCGTACGTGCGGCGCTGGGAGGAGGACGTCATCCTCTGCGTCGCGAACGTGTCCCGCTCGGCGCAGCCGGCGGAGCTCGACCTCTCCGCGCTGGAGGGCTACGTCCCCGTCGAGATGCTCGGCTACACCGAGTTCCCGCGGATCGGCAAGCTGCCCTACTTCCTCACCCTCGGCCCGTACGGCTTCTACTGGTTCGAGCTGCGCAAGCCGCATTGA